In the genome of Populus trichocarpa isolate Nisqually-1 chromosome 6, P.trichocarpa_v4.1, whole genome shotgun sequence, one region contains:
- the LOC18100393 gene encoding omega-hydroxypalmitate O-feruloyl transferase: protein MASWVEELHFPHVNIPITIAHLLPVSPAGPISAAPGDSLYLSNLDDIIGARVFTPTIYFYRFDFLNNSTRKSVMKTLFDALSHVLVPYYPLSGRLRETKNGKLEVFFEQGQGALMVEAYSEMALDKLGELTVPNPAWSPLIFRFPNEEPYKILDMPLLIAQVTLFSCGGFSLGLRLCHCICDGLGAMQFLRAWAATAKSGTLVTNPDPCWNRKFFQPRNPPVVKYPHMEFMKIEEGSSLTRSLWQEKPVQKCYRISREFQAQLKSVAAQTNDQKFSYTTFDALAAHVWRSWVKALDVKPVNYKLRLTFSVNARNKLKNPPLKDGFYGNVVCLACAVSSVYELITRHLTETAHLVHDARIGVSEEYLRSTIDYVEVDRPTRLEFGGKLTITQWTRFSIYECADFGWGRPIYAGPIDLTPTPQVCVFLPEGEADPSDRMVVCICLPESATDKFKEFLSSVDQSRDEDVDRNN from the coding sequence ATGGCTTCATGGGTTGAAGAGCTCCATTTTCCTCATGTAAACATCCCTATAACAATCGCCCACCTGCTTCCGGTATCGCCTGCAGGGCCCATATCAGCTGCCCCAGGTGATAGCCTCTACCTCTCTAACCTTGACGACATCATTGGAGCTCGTGTTTTCACCCCAACTATTTATTTCTATCGATTCGATTTCTTGAATAATTCCACCCGAAAATCTGTCATGAAAACTCTATTCGATGCTTTGTCACATGTTTTAGTTCCTTACTACCCTTTATCAGGCAGGCTTAGAGAAACCAAGAATGGTAAGTTGGAGGTATTTTTTGAACAAGGACAAGGCGCACTCATGGTAGAGGCATACTCAGAGATGGCCTTGGATAAACTAGGAGAACTTACAGTGCCGAATCCAGCATGGTCCCCATTGATTTTCAGGTTCCCAAACGAGGAACCCTACAAAATTCTTGACATGCCATTGCTTATAGCTCAGGTAACTCTCTTTAGCTGTGGTGGTTTTAGCCTGGGCTTAAGACTCTGCCACTGCATATGTGATGGTCTTGGTGCAATGCAATTCCTTCGTGCATGGGCTGCGACGGCGAAGTCAGGCACTTTGGTTACAAACCCTGACCCCTGTTGGAACAGGAAATTCTTCCAGCCTCGTAATCCACCTGTGGTTAAATACCCGCATATGGAATTTATGAAAATAGAAGAAGGCTCAAGCCTAACAAGGAGTCTATGGCAAGAAAAGCCTGTGCAAAAGTGTTACCGCATTAGCCGAGAGTTTCAAGCACAATTGAAATCTGTAGCAGCTCAAACAAATGATCAGAAGTTTTCCTACACAACATTTGATGCTTTGGCAGCTCATGTTTGGAGGTCATGGGTGAAAGCGCTAGATGTAAAACCAGTGAACTATAAGCTTAGGCTTACTTTTTCAGTCAATGCTCGCAACAAGCTTAAGAACCCGCCATTGAAAGATGGTTTTTATGGCAATGTGGTATGCCTAGCATGTGCAGTAAGCTCTGTGTATGAACTTATTACTAGACATCTCACAGAAACTGCTCATTTGGTTCACGATGCTAGGATTGGGGTGTCAGAGGAATACTTGAGATCAACAATCGATTATGTGGAAGTGGACAGGCCGACAAGGCTTGAATTTGGTGGGAAATTGACAATAACACAATGGACAAGGTTCTCAATATATGAATGTGCAGATTTTGGATGGGGAAGGCCTATTTATGCTGGTCCAATAGACTTGACCCCAACACCACAGGTATGTGTGTTCCTGCCGGAAGGGGAGGCGGATCCCAGTGACAGGATGGTGGTGTGCATATGCTTGCCTGAGTCAGCCACCGATAAATTTAAAGAGTTCTTGAGTTCCGTAGATCAATCAAGGGATGAGGATGTTGataggaataattaa